TGCGCAAGGACAGCTCGCCGATCCACCCCTACCGCCTGGTCAGCGAGATCAACGACTTCCTCACCGAGGACTCGATCTACATCGGCGACGGCGGCGACATCGTCACCTTCTCCGGTCAGGTCGTACAGCCCAAGTCGCCGGGCCACTGGATGGACCCGGGCCCGCTCGGCACGCTCGGCGTCGGCGTCCCCTTCGTCCTCGCGGCGAAGAAGGCACGGCCCGACAAGGAGGTCGTGGCGCTCTTCGGCGACGGCGCCTTCTCCCTGACGGGCTGGGACTTCGAGACGCTGGTGCGCTACAACCTGCCGTTCGTCGGCATCATCGGCAACAACTCCTCGATGAACCAGATCCGTTACGGCCAGAAGGCCAAATACGGCGACGAGCGCGAGCGGATCGGCAACACCCTCGGCGACGTCCACTACGACAAGTTCGCCCAGATGCTGGGCGGTTACGGCGAAGAGGTCCGCGACCCCGCCGACATCGCGCCCGCGCTCCAGCGGGCCCGTGAGTCCGGACTGCCCTCGCTGATCAACGTCTGGGTCGACCCCGACGCGTACGCCCCCGGAACCATGAACCAGACCATGTACAAGTAAGGGAGGCCATGATGACCCAGGCTCCAGTAGCCCCGGAGAACTCCCCCGACACGAACCCCCAGGCACTGAGCGGTGTCCGTGTCCTCGACATGACACATGTGCAGTCCGGCCCCTCGGCCACCCAGATCCTGGCCTGGCTCGGCGCGGACGTGGTGAAGGTGGAGGCACCGACGGGAGACATCACCCGTAAGCAGCTGCGCGACATCCCCGATGTCGACTCGCTGTACTTCACGATGCTCAACTGCAACAAGCGCAGCGTCACCCTCAACACCAAGACCGAGCGCGGCAAGGAGATCCTCACCGAACTCATCCGCCGCTCCGACGTGATGGTCGAGAACTTCGGCCCCGGCGCGGTCGACCGGATGGGATTCACCTGGGACAGGATCCAGGAGATCAACCCGAAGATCGTGTACGCCTCGATCAAGGGCTTCGGCGAGGGTCCGTACACCAACTTCAAGGCGTACGAGGTCGTCGCGCAGGCCATGGGCGGCTCGATGTCGACCACCGGCTTCGAGGACGGGCCGCCGCTGGCCACGGGCTCGCAGATCGGCGACTCCGGCACCGGCATGCACGCGGTGGCCGCCATCCTGGCCGCGCTCTACCAGCGGACCGCCACCGGGCGCGGGCAGCGCGTGAACGTCGCGATGCAGCACGCCGTGCTCAACCTCTGCCGGGTCAAGCTCCGTGACCAGCAGCGCCTGGCGCACGGCCCGTTGGCCGAGTACCCGAACGAGGACTTCGGCGACGAGGTCCCGCGCTCGGGCAACGCCAGCGGCGGCGGCCAGCCGGGCTGGGCGGTCAAGTGCTCGCCGGGCGGCCCCAACGACTACGTGTACGTGATCGTGCAGCCGGTCGGCTGGAAGCCCGTCAGCGAGCTGATCGGCCGGCCCGAACTGGCCGAGGACCCCGAGTGGGCGACCCCCGAGGCCCGTCTCACCAAGCTGGGCAAGATGTTCCAGCTCATCGAGGAGTGGTCCTCGACCCTTCCCAAGTGGGAGGTGCTGGAGAAGCTCAACGCGCACAACATCCCGTGCGGCCCGATCCTCTCCACCAAGGAGATCATCGAGGACGCCTCGCTCGCGGCCAACGACATGGTCGTCGAGGTCGCGCATCCGCAGCGCGGGACCTTCACCACGGTCGGGAGCCCGCTGAAGCTCTCCGACTCCCCCGTCCACATCACCTCGTCCCCGCTGCTCGGGGAGCACAACGCCGAGGTGTACGTCGGCGAGCTGGGTCTCGGCGACGAGGAACTGCGCCTGTTGAAGACGAACGGAGTCATCTAGTGGCGGACAGCACGGAGTTCACGCCCGACAAGGACGCGGTCGGAGCGATCATCGAGGCCGCCCTGGCACAGGGGCGTACCTCACTCACCGCCCCCGAGGGCAAGGCCGTCACGGACGCCTACGGCATCCCGACACCGGGTGAGGCGCTCGCGGAGTCGGCCGACGACGCCGTGGCCGTGGCGGCGCGGCTCGGGTTCCCGGTGGCGATGAAGATCGTCTCGCCGGAGATCCTGCACAAGACGGACGCCGGTGGTGTGCAGATCGGCGTCGGTTCGGCGGCCGAGGTGCGCTCCGCGTTCACCACGATCGTGTCGAACGCGCGGGCGTACGACCCGAAGGCGCGGATCCTCGGCGTCCAGGTGCAGCAGATGGTTCCCGCGGGTACCGAGATCCTGATCGGCACGGTCACCGACCCCACCTTCGGCAAGGTCGTGGCCTTCGGCCTCGGCGGTGTCCTGGTGGAGGTGCTGAAGGACGTCACCTTCCGGCTGGCGCCGGCCACCAAGGACGACGCGCTGTCCATGCTGGACGGCATCCGGGCCGCCGAGATCCTGCGCGGGGTTCGGGGCGGCGCGGCGGTCGACAGGGACGCGCTGGCCGATCTCGTCGTGCGGGTCTCGCAGTTGGCGGCCGACTTCCCCGGTATCGCGGAGGTGGACCTCAACCCGGTCTTCGCCTCGGCGAGCGGGGTCATGGCGGCGGACGTACGGATCCTGCTGACCGACGAGGCACCCGTGGCGCGGCGTCGCTACTCGCGCGAGGAGATCCTGGTCTCCATGCGCCGGCTCATGGAGCCGCGTTCGGTGGCGGTGATCGGAGCCTCCAACGAGGACGGCAAGATCGGTAATTCGGTCATGCGGAACCTCATCGACGGAGGTTTCGCGGGCGAGATCTATCCGGTGAACCCCAAAGCCGATGACATACTCGGCCGTAAGGCATACAAGAGCGTGATGGATGTTCCCGGTGAGCCTGATGTGGCGATATTCGCGATCCCCGCGAAGTTCGTCGCCGGCGCTCTCGGCGAGGTGGGACGCAAGAACATCCCCAACGCCGTGCTGATCCCCTCCGGTTTCGCGGAGACCGGTGAGGACGAACTCCAGCAGGAGATCGTGACGATCGCCGAGGACCACGGGATCCGGCTGCTCGGGCCGAACATCTACGGCTACTACTCCACGTGGCAGGACCTCTGCGCCACCTTCTGCACCCCGTACGACGTCAAGGGCGGCGTGGCGCTGACCTCGCAGTCCGGCGGCATCGGGATGGCGATCCTCGGCTTCGCGAGGACCACCAGGACGGGTGTGTCGGCGATCGTCGGGCTCGGCAACAAGTCGGACCTCGACGAGGACGACCTGCTGACGTGGTTCGGTGAGGACGACAACACCGACTGCATCGCGATGCATCTGGAGGACCTGAAGGACGGCCGCGCCTTCGTGGAGGCGGCGCGCGCGACCGTCCCCAAGAAGCCGGTGGTGGTCCTCAAGGCCGGCCGCACGGCGGCGGGCGCGAAGGCGGCGGGCTCGCACACGGGCGCCCTCGCGGGCGACGACGCGGTGTACGAGGACATCCTGCGGCAGTCCGGTGTCATCAGGGCGCCGGGGCTGAGCGACATGCTGGAGTACGCGCGCGGCCTGCCCGTACTCCCCACCCCCAAGGGCGACAACGTCGTGATCATCACGGGCGCCGGCGGATCGGGTGTGCTGCTGTCGGACGCGATCGTCGACAACGGCCTGTCGCTGATGGAGATCCCGCCGGACCTGGACGAGGCGTTCCGCGCCTTCATCCCGCCCTTCGGGGCGGCGGGCAACCCGGTGGACATCACCGGCGGCGAACCGCCGTCGACCTACGAGGCCACGATCCGGCTCGGGTTGGAGGATCCCCGGATCCACTCCCTCGTCCTGGGTTACTGGCACACGATCGTCACCCCGCCGATGGTCTTCGCCGAGCTGACGGCGCGGGTGGTGGCCGAGTTCAGGGAGCGCGGCATCGAGAAGCCGGTGGTGGCGTCGCTCGCGGGCGACGTCGAGGTGGAGGCCGCGTGCCAGTACCTCTACGAACGGGGCGTCGTGGCCTACCCGTACACCACGGAGAAGCCGGTCGAGGTGCTCGGCGCGAAGTACCGGTGGGCGCGGGCGGCGGGGCTGCTGTGAGGGACGAGCAGCGGCCGAACACCGGCCGGGGGTCCGGGGGTTGTCCCCCGGGGCGACAGCGCCCGGTGGGCGCGGGCGGCGGGGCTGCTGTGACGGACGAGCAGCGGCCGAACACCGGCCGTCCGGCGGGAGCCGTGGAGCTGTGGGGAGGCACCGGATGACCTGACGGTGCGACCCAGGGGGCCTGTGGATTCCGCTCATCGCAGGCCCCCCGCACGAAGAGAACGGACAGGGGGCGCTGGCCTGACTTCTTCGACGCAAGGGGTTCGATCGAATGACAACGACAAACATCTCCGCACCCGTCCCCTACAGGGAGGTGACGGACGCAAACGGGCGCATGTACCGGCTCGGCGAGTCCGATGTCGACATCATGGGGCGCAAGCGCAAGTGGATGGTCATCCTGCCGTGGGTCGGCATGATGGGCATCAGCTCGGCGGAGTACGCGTTCGCTTCCGCCGAGGACACGCTGCACATCGCGCACAGCTGGAACAGTGCGCACATCTTCTGGATGCTCGGGATCTGGGTGCTCTTCCAGGGCGGCGTGGCCTTCCCCGCGGGCAAGCTGCGTGAGTCCGGCAAACTCCCCGCGCGCTGGGCGATGATGCTCGGCGCGCTCGGCACCCTGCTCGGCTATGTGTCCCTCGCGTACGCGCCGCACGTGATCGTGGCGTACATCGGGTTCGGCATGTTCAGCGGTGCGGGCGCCGGCATGGTCTACGCGACCTGCGTCAACATGGTCGGCAAGTGGTATCCGGAGCGCAAGGGAGGCAAGACCGGCTTCGTCAACGGCGGTTTCGCCTACGGTTCGGTGCCGTTCGTCTTCCTGTTCACCGGCTACATGGACGTGACGAACTTCAAGTGGGTGCTCGTCTCGGTCGGTCTGTTCCTGGCCGGCGTGGTCGCCGTCGCCGGTTACTTCTTCAAGGACCCGCCGAACAACTGGTGGCCCGAGGAGGTCGACCCGCTGCGCACGCCGGACGACCCTCGTGCACGGCGTGCCCTGAAGATGAACCCGCCGGCGGTGAAGCAGTACACCCCCAAGGAGGCGTGGCAGACACGGGTCGTCCCCGTCATGTGGTTCTGCCTGCTGTGCACCTCGGGCGTGAACATCTTCGGTATCGCCTTCCAGGTGCCGTTCGGTGACGAGGCAGGCTTCACGGGCGGCATCGTGGCCACCGCGATGTCACTGAAGGCCATCGTGAACGGCACCGGCCGCGGTGTCATCGGCTGGCTCTCGGACCGCTACGGACGCAAGCGGTGCCTGATCTTCGTCTGTATCGTCCTGGGCCTCTCGCAGTACGGCATCCTGTGGTCCGGCAACATCGAGAACCTGCCGCTGTTCCTCGTGTTCTCCAGCATCTCCGGCTTCGGCGGCGGCGCGATCTTCCCGATGTTCGCCGCGATGACCGCGGACTACTTCGGTGAGAACAACAACGCCTCCAACTACGGCATGGTCTACAGCTCCAAGCTCGTGTCGGGTCTGCTCGGCTCCGGCATGGGTGCCGTCGTGGTCGGCGCGTGGGGCTACAGCGGTGCCTTCGTGCTCGCCGGTTCCATCTCGCTGTTCGCCGGCTTCGTGGCACTCTTCCTGCATCAGCCCGGACGGCCGAAGGGCGGCCTGATCAAGGCCAACCCGGCGCCCATCAGCCGCGACGGGGAATGATTCCGCAATACCTGTGGCCCGGGGCCACGACGACCGGTCGGTACGGTCGTCGTGGCCCCGGGCCGTGTCGCTGTTCTCTTGGAGCTCCGGGTCAGTGGCGCTTCTCGCGCAGCGAGTGCAGGTGGTCCGAGGACTTCTTGGCGAAGAGGAGCGAGTCGACCGGGTTGTCGTGCTCGGCCTGCCAGTGGTGGTCCCGGCGGCCGTTGTGGGTCTTGTTCACGGCCGATATGAACTTCTTGTAGTCGATGTCGCCGTCACCGACGTCGACCATGTCGTAACCGTCGCGCGCCTCCTCGTTCTTCACGCCGTCCTTGACGTGGAAGAGCGGGTAGCGGTCGGGCTGCTTGAGCACGTAGCTCAGCGGGTCGAAGGGCGCGGGCCTGCCGTCGCCGGTCTGGCTGAAGCGGTGCTTGGCGGCGAAGGCCCAGTAGATGTCCATCTCCAGATAGACGAGCTTGGGGTCGGTCTCCGCGAGCAGGACGTCGTAGAGGCGGACGCCCGGCTGGTCGCTGGCGAAGGAGAACTCCTCGGCGTGGTTGTGCTGGTAGAACTTCATGCCGCGCTTGCGGGCGGCGGCGCCGTAGGTGTTGAAGTCCTCGGCCGCCCGCTTCCAGGCGTCGACTGTGTCGCCGTGGCGCCAGGGGCCCGAGGCGGTGCCGATGTGGTCGAGGCCGAGCGCCTGGGCGTCGTCCAGCACCTTCTCCAGGTTCTGGGCGAAGCTGTAGGCGTTCGGGTTGTTGTCGTCGGCGTAGTTCACGTGGCTGCCGATCGGGCGCAGACCGTGGTTCCTGGCCAGCTTGCGGAGCTGCGGGATGGTGATGTCGCCGGCCGCGCCCTGGCTGTAGCCCGCGTACTCGATCTCGTCGTAGCCGAAGCGCTCCAGCTCCGCGAAGACCTTGGCGAAGCCGAGCGAGTTGACCTTGTCACGCAGCGAGTAAAGCTGGATGCCGAGGTGGCCCGGGGTGAGGACGGGCTCGCCCTTGCCGTGCCCGTGACCGTGTCCGTGGCCGTGACCGCGTCCCTTGTCGCCCGCGGCGGCCGGGGTGGCGGCCGAGAGACCGAGAATGGCGGCGGCGCCGGTGCCCGCGGCAACACCCAGCATGTTGCGGCGGCTGAGCTTGGCTGCGAGCTCCGGGTCGACTGACTTCTTGCGGCTCATGCGTGGAACTCCTTAGATCAGTGCAGTCCTGCGAGATTGAGGAGCAGGGATTTCACGTCGGTGGCCTCGGTGCGGCCGGTGACGGCTTCGGGGGTGGAGCAGAGGATGAGCGGACCTTCTTCGTCGCTCGACGGAAGGCGGCCGTGGCTGCCGCGGATCGGTGAGGGGTCCAGGGGGACGACTGCGAGCCGGTAGCGCATGCCGAGCTTCTTGCGGGCGATGGCCTTGGCCGCCTTGACCTTCACATACGGGTCGAGGGGGTCCATGAACAGCTCGACGGGGTCGTAGCCCGGCTTCCGGTGGATCTCGACGAGCTGCGCGAAGTCGGGCGCCTTGGCGTCGTCGAGCCAGTAGTAGTACGTGAACCAGGCGTCCGGTTCGGCGACGGCGACCAGTTCGCCGGAGCGCGGGTGGTCCAGGCCGTAGTTCTTCTTGCCCTGCTCGTCGAGGATCTCCTCGATGCCCTTGAGGTCCTTCAGCGCCTCGCGGGTCGCCTCCAGGTCCTCGGGGCGGCGCACGTAGATGTGCGAGATCTGGTGGTCGGAGACGGCGAAGGCGCGCGACGCCATCGGGTCCAGATACTCCATGCCGTCCTGGGTGTGGACCTCCAGGAGACCGGCGCGGCGCAGGGCCCGGTTGATGTCGACGGGCCGGGAGACGTTGGTGATGCCGTACTCGGACAGCGCGACGACGGTACGGCCTTCGGCGCGCGCGTCGTCCAGCAGCGGGCCCATCGCCGCGTCGAGGTCGCGTGCCGCCTGGTGGGAGCGGGGGTCGTCGGGGCCGTAGCGCTGGAGGTCGTAGTCCAGGTGCGGCAGGTAGCACAGCGCCAGGTCGGGGCGGCGGGTTTCGATGATGTGCCGGGTGGCGTCGATGATCCACTGCGAGGAGACGAGGTCGGCGCCGGGGCCCCAGAAGTGGAAGAGGGGGAACGTGCCGAGCTTGTCGTGCAGTTCGTCGTGCAGGGCCGGCGGCCTGGTGTAGCAGTCGGGTTCCTTGCGGCCGTCGGCGTAGTACACGGGGCGGGGCGTGACCGTGTAGTCGGTGTCGGCGCCCATCGCGTACCACCAGCAGATGTTGGCGACGGTGTAGCCGGGGTGGGCGCGGCGGGCGGCGTCCCAGAGCTTGTCCCCGGAGACCAGTCCGTTGTGCTGGCGCCACAGGAGCACGTCGCCCAGTTCGCGGAAGTACCAGCCGTTGCCGACGATGCCGTGCTCGGACGGCAGGGTGCCGGTGAGGAAGGTGGACTGGGCGCTGCATGTGACGGCGGGCAGCACGGTGGTCAGCGGGCCCTGCGAGCCAGCGGCGGCCAGCTTCTTGAGATTCGGCATGTACGCCAGGAGCTGGGGCGTGAGTCCGACCACGTCCAGGACCAGCAGGGGTGTGGGGCCCGTCGTGGCCGGCTCGGCGGACGGCTCGGGCGTGGGGTCGGCGGTCATGGCAGCTCCTTGAGACCCAGGTCGACCAGGAGGTCGCGGGCCAGCGTGAGTTCGGCGGCGATGCCCTCGGCGAGCCGGCCGCGTGAGCGGGGGCGCAGTTCGGGCGGGAGCGCCTGCCAGGTGTACGTCTCGACCTCCAGGTGGCGGGTCAGCGGTTCGGGGCCGCCGACGAGCCGGGCGAGGGTGTCCTGGAGTACGGGGAGGGTCGAAGTCAGGGGCGGTGCGGGCGGTGCGTGCAGCGGGACGTGGAAGTGCGAGCGCCAGGGGGCGCCGTCGGGCAGCGCCTCACCGGCCAGGGCCTCTTCGAGGTCGTCGGTGCCGCGCAGACCGGCCGCCGTTCGGGTGCGGGTCTGGTGCAGGAAGCGGGGTTCGGCGAAGGCGGCGAGCGCTTCGCGTACCTCGGGGAGGTGGGGGTGTTCGGCGTGCAGCGCGGCGGAGAGCTGGGCCTTGGGAATGGTGACACCGGCCTCGGCGAGGGCGCCCAGCGCGGTCGCCGGGTCCTCGAAGGAGGTCGCGAGATGGCAGGTGTCGATGCAGATGCCGATACGGGCGCTGGCTACGTCCGTGAGCGGTCCGATCGCGTCGGCGGTGGTCTCGACGGTGCAGCCGGGCTCGGGCTCCAGCGCGATCCGGATGGATTTACCGGTCAGCTCCTCCAGCGCGTCGAGCCGTTCGGCGAGGGTGGTGAGGGCTGCGTGCGCGGTGCGGGCCGCGGCGTCGTCGAAGGCGGTGCGCCAGGCGAGGGGCAGTGTGGATACGGAGCCCTCGGTGACGTCGTCGGGCAGCAGCGAGGCGAGGAGGCGGGCGAGGTCGGTGGTGTGGGCCAGGCGCTCGGGGTCGGCCCAGTCCGGCTTGTAGACGCGGTACTTGACCTCTTCGGCGCCGAAGCCTTCGTAGGGGAAGCCGTTGAGGGTGACGACCTCCAGCCCGCGCCGCTCCAACTCGCTTTTGAGACCGCGCAGTTGGGCGGGGTCGTTGATGAGCGAGCGGGCCGCGCCCTTGGCGAGCCACAGACCGATGCCGAGGCGGTCGCGGCCGAGGCGTTTACGTACCGGCTCGCAGTGGTCGCGCAGTTGGGCCAGCACGCCTTCGAGATTCTCGGCGGGGTGGACGTTGGTGCAGTACGAGAGATGGACGGTGGATCCGTCGGGGTGGCGGAAGCGCATGGGCTCACTCCCCGCCGCGGAGGATGGAGTTGCCCTCGTGCAGGGCCTCCGGCGCGGGGACGTCGAGCTGGAGTCTGCCGCTGAGGCCGTAGAACGCGACGGGGTTGCGCCACAGCACCTTGTCGACGTCGTCGTCGGAGAAACCGGCGGCGAGCATCGCGTCGCCGACCTTGCGGGTCTTGAGCGGGTCGCTCTTGCCCCAGTCGGCGGCGGAGTTGACGAGGACGCGGTCGGTGCCGTGGGAGCGGAGCACGGAGACCATCCGGTCCTCGTCCATCTTGGTGTCGGGATAGATGGAGAAGCCGAGCCAACTCCCGCTGTCCGCCGCGTCCTTGACCGTGGTCTCGTTGAGGTGGTCGAGCAGGACGTGCTCGGGGTCGAGATTCGACTCGCGTACGACGTCGATGGTGCGGCGCAGTCCGGTCAGCTTGTCGCGGTGCGGGGTGTGGACCATCGCGGGCAGTGCGTACTCGGCGGCGAGCTGGAGCTGGGTGGCGAGCGCGATGTCCTCGGCCGGGGTCATGGAGTCGTAGCCGATCTCGCCGACGGCGACGACGCCGTCCTTGACGAGATAGCGCGGCAGCTCCTCCAGGACGGGGGTGCAGCGGGGGTCGTTCGCCTCTTTGGGGTTGAGGGCGAGCGTGCAGTGGTGCGCGATGCCGTACTGCGCGGCGCGGAACGGCTCCCAGCCGAGCAGCGCGTCGAAGTAGTCGTAGAAGCTGGCGGGCGAGGTGCGGGGCTGGCCGAGCCAGAAGGACGGCTCGACGAGCGCACGGACTCCGGAGGCGTACATGGCCTGGTAGTCGTCCGTGGTGCGGGAGGTCATGTGGATGTGGGGGTCGAAGATGCGCATCAGGACTCCTCGCCGGTCATGTTCAGTACGCGGTGCAGGTCGGCGGGTACCGACCTGCCCGCCGCGGTGCGCTCGGACGCGAAGTCGGTGAGCATCCGGGCGAGTTCGGTGTCGCCTTCGGCGCGGTGTGCCGCGTCGGCGACGGCGGCCACGGGCACGCCGGTGAAGAGGCACTTAAGTACGGCGTGCCGCCAGGCGTGCGGGTCGAGATGGTCGGCCGCGTACGGGCCGACGGCCGCCTCGACGATCGTGGTGTCGTTGGTGCGCAGGGCGTCCTCGACGAGCGGCAGGGCCTCGGGGCCGGGGACGAGATGCGGCAGCGCCAGCAGTACGGCGCGGCGCTCGGCGGCGGTGCCGCGCCGGTAGAGGCGGGTGAGGGTGTCGACGTCGGCGGCGGCCCGGCGGAGCAGCAGGGTGCGGGCGGTGTCGGCGTTCTCCTGGCCGCAGTGGCGGCCGGCGGCGGCGAAGCGCAGTTCCCAGCGGGGGACGGCAACGTTGTCGGGTTCACTGCCCGATTCCGCGGACTCCGCCGACTCCGCCGCTTCGGCGAGCGCCTGGTCGAGCCAGGCGACGGCCTTCGCGTCGAGCGGCCCGTCGAATCCGTCGGGTGTCTCGCGGTTCATGCCGATGCTCCCTTCGAGCGCAGGAAGTCCAGGGAGGTGCGGGCCATTTCGGGGCCGGCGTGCGAGTGGCGGGGCAACTCCACGACGGTCAGGCCCTGGTAGCCGGTGGCTTCGAGCGCGGCCAGCACGGGCGGGAAGTCGATCTCGCCGACCCCGAACGGGAGATGCTCGTGCACACCGCGCCGCATGTCCTCGATCTGTACGTGGCGCAGCCAGGGGCCGGCGTCCCGGACGCAGTCGGCGGGCGGGGCGGGCTCCAGACACTGGCAGTGGCCGATGTCGAGCGTCAGACCGAGGGGTTCGGGGTCGCCGAGGAGCGCTCTGAGTCGGTGGAAACCGGCGATGTCGGCGAGGAGATGGCCGGGTTCGGGCTCGATGGCGACGGGAACACCGGCTGCCCCGGCGGCGTCGACGACCGGGGTGATCGACTCCTCCAGCCGCTTCCAGGCGGTGTCCGGGTCGGTGCCCTCGGGGGTGATGCCGCTGAAGCAGTGCACGGCGTGCGCGCCGAGGTCGGCGGCCACCTGGACGGCGGTGACGAGCAGTCCGGTGCGGGCGGCGCGCGCCTCGGGGTCCGCGTCGAGCAGGGTGGGTCCGTGTTTGCGGCGCGGGTCGAGTACGTAGCGGGCGCCGGTCTCGACGGTGACGCCCAGGCCGAGTTCGGCCAGCCGCGCGGCCACCTTGCTCGTACGGGCGGCGAGTTCGGGGGCGAGCGGGTCGAGATGCATATGGTCGAGGGTCAGCCCGACCCCGTCGTAGCCGAGGTCGGCGAGCAGGGCGAGGGCGTCGTCCAGGCGCAGATCGGTGAGCCCGTTGGTGCCGTATCCGTAGCGGATGGTCATGTCACACTCACCCTCTTCGCGAGCTTCCTGGCCAGCGGCACGAGGCCCATGACGACGAGTCCGATCCCGGGGGCTCCGCCGCGCGCCGCGAGCGCGGCCTGGAACGGGATCATCGCCCGGATGCCGCCGCCGACCGCGCGCTGGGTGAGCTGCGGTGACGGATTGAGCGCGGCGTGCAGGAAGGCCTGCCCGGCGGTGACGACGAAGGCCGCGGCGAGCACGGGGGTGACGAGACCCGGTGGGCCGGTGTCGGTACGGCGCAGGCCGACCACGGCGCCGAGCACCCCGGTGACGGCGAGCGCGGCGAGGGGTGCCCCGACGGAACCGCCGTACACCTCCCGGCGCGAGACGGTGGTGACGGCGACGGTGTGCACGCCGAGGAGTGCGGCGGGGACGAGTGCGGCGCGGGGTACGGCATGGTGTCCGGGCGCCGGGCCGGCGCCGGTGACCGCCGCGGCGGTCGCGGCGGCCGCCAGGGCGGCGTCGAGCGACACCGTCGCCTTCGGCCACACGCCGGAACCGGCCCCCGGTACGGCGCGTTTGGAGGCCAGGGGCTCGACGGGGCCGCCGGCCCAGATCGTCGTACGGCCCCGAGGGGCCGGTCCGCCCGTCGGCCCGAGGACCGGGGTCCGGCCGGGCGGCGAGAGACGG
This window of the Streptomyces niveus genome carries:
- a CDS encoding OFA family MFS transporter — its product is MTTTNISAPVPYREVTDANGRMYRLGESDVDIMGRKRKWMVILPWVGMMGISSAEYAFASAEDTLHIAHSWNSAHIFWMLGIWVLFQGGVAFPAGKLRESGKLPARWAMMLGALGTLLGYVSLAYAPHVIVAYIGFGMFSGAGAGMVYATCVNMVGKWYPERKGGKTGFVNGGFAYGSVPFVFLFTGYMDVTNFKWVLVSVGLFLAGVVAVAGYFFKDPPNNWWPEEVDPLRTPDDPRARRALKMNPPAVKQYTPKEAWQTRVVPVMWFCLLCTSGVNIFGIAFQVPFGDEAGFTGGIVATAMSLKAIVNGTGRGVIGWLSDRYGRKRCLIFVCIVLGLSQYGILWSGNIENLPLFLVFSSISGFGGGAIFPMFAAMTADYFGENNNASNYGMVYSSKLVSGLLGSGMGAVVVGAWGYSGAFVLAGSISLFAGFVALFLHQPGRPKGGLIKANPAPISRDGE
- a CDS encoding alkaline phosphatase family protein — encoded protein: MTADPTPEPSAEPATTGPTPLLVLDVVGLTPQLLAYMPNLKKLAAAGSQGPLTTVLPAVTCSAQSTFLTGTLPSEHGIVGNGWYFRELGDVLLWRQHNGLVSGDKLWDAARRAHPGYTVANICWWYAMGADTDYTVTPRPVYYADGRKEPDCYTRPPALHDELHDKLGTFPLFHFWGPGADLVSSQWIIDATRHIIETRRPDLALCYLPHLDYDLQRYGPDDPRSHQAARDLDAAMGPLLDDARAEGRTVVALSEYGITNVSRPVDINRALRRAGLLEVHTQDGMEYLDPMASRAFAVSDHQISHIYVRRPEDLEATREALKDLKGIEEILDEQGKKNYGLDHPRSGELVAVAEPDAWFTYYYWLDDAKAPDFAQLVEIHRKPGYDPVELFMDPLDPYVKVKAAKAIARKKLGMRYRLAVVPLDPSPIRGSHGRLPSSDEEGPLILCSTPEAVTGRTEATDVKSLLLNLAGLH
- a CDS encoding acetate--CoA ligase family protein, yielding MIEAALAQGRTSLTAPEGKAVTDAYGIPTPGEALAESADDAVAVAARLGFPVAMKIVSPEILHKTDAGGVQIGVGSAAEVRSAFTTIVSNARAYDPKARILGVQVQQMVPAGTEILIGTVTDPTFGKVVAFGLGGVLVEVLKDVTFRLAPATKDDALSMLDGIRAAEILRGVRGGAAVDRDALADLVVRVSQLAADFPGIAEVDLNPVFASASGVMAADVRILLTDEAPVARRRYSREEILVSMRRLMEPRSVAVIGASNEDGKIGNSVMRNLIDGGFAGEIYPVNPKADDILGRKAYKSVMDVPGEPDVAIFAIPAKFVAGALGEVGRKNIPNAVLIPSGFAETGEDELQQEIVTIAEDHGIRLLGPNIYGYYSTWQDLCATFCTPYDVKGGVALTSQSGGIGMAILGFARTTRTGVSAIVGLGNKSDLDEDDLLTWFGEDDNTDCIAMHLEDLKDGRAFVEAARATVPKKPVVVLKAGRTAAGAKAAGSHTGALAGDDAVYEDILRQSGVIRAPGLSDMLEYARGLPVLPTPKGDNVVIITGAGGSGVLLSDAIVDNGLSLMEIPPDLDEAFRAFIPPFGAAGNPVDITGGEPPSTYEATIRLGLEDPRIHSLVLGYWHTIVTPPMVFAELTARVVAEFRERGIEKPVVASLAGDVEVEAACQYLYERGVVAYPYTTEKPVEVLGAKYRWARAAGLL
- the frc gene encoding formyl-CoA transferase, which produces MTQAPVAPENSPDTNPQALSGVRVLDMTHVQSGPSATQILAWLGADVVKVEAPTGDITRKQLRDIPDVDSLYFTMLNCNKRSVTLNTKTERGKEILTELIRRSDVMVENFGPGAVDRMGFTWDRIQEINPKIVYASIKGFGEGPYTNFKAYEVVAQAMGGSMSTTGFEDGPPLATGSQIGDSGTGMHAVAAILAALYQRTATGRGQRVNVAMQHAVLNLCRVKLRDQQRLAHGPLAEYPNEDFGDEVPRSGNASGGGQPGWAVKCSPGGPNDYVYVIVQPVGWKPVSELIGRPELAEDPEWATPEARLTKLGKMFQLIEEWSSTLPKWEVLEKLNAHNIPCGPILSTKEIIEDASLAANDMVVEVAHPQRGTFTTVGSPLKLSDSPVHITSSPLLGEHNAEVYVGELGLGDEELRLLKTNGVI
- a CDS encoding TatD family hydrolase is translated as MRIFDPHIHMTSRTTDDYQAMYASGVRALVEPSFWLGQPRTSPASFYDYFDALLGWEPFRAAQYGIAHHCTLALNPKEANDPRCTPVLEELPRYLVKDGVVAVGEIGYDSMTPAEDIALATQLQLAAEYALPAMVHTPHRDKLTGLRRTIDVVRESNLDPEHVLLDHLNETTVKDAADSGSWLGFSIYPDTKMDEDRMVSVLRSHGTDRVLVNSAADWGKSDPLKTRKVGDAMLAAGFSDDDVDKVLWRNPVAFYGLSGRLQLDVPAPEALHEGNSILRGGE
- the eboE gene encoding metabolite traffic protein EboE, which produces MRFRHPDGSTVHLSYCTNVHPAENLEGVLAQLRDHCEPVRKRLGRDRLGIGLWLAKGAARSLINDPAQLRGLKSELERRGLEVVTLNGFPYEGFGAEEVKYRVYKPDWADPERLAHTTDLARLLASLLPDDVTEGSVSTLPLAWRTAFDDAAARTAHAALTTLAERLDALEELTGKSIRIALEPEPGCTVETTADAIGPLTDVASARIGICIDTCHLATSFEDPATALGALAEAGVTIPKAQLSAALHAEHPHLPEVREALAAFAEPRFLHQTRTRTAAGLRGTDDLEEALAGEALPDGAPWRSHFHVPLHAPPAPPLTSTLPVLQDTLARLVGGPEPLTRHLEVETYTWQALPPELRPRSRGRLAEGIAAELTLARDLLVDLGLKELP
- a CDS encoding sugar phosphate isomerase/epimerase family protein codes for the protein MSRKKSVDPELAAKLSRRNMLGVAAGTGAAAILGLSAATPAAAGDKGRGHGHGHGHGHGKGEPVLTPGHLGIQLYSLRDKVNSLGFAKVFAELERFGYDEIEYAGYSQGAAGDITIPQLRKLARNHGLRPIGSHVNYADDNNPNAYSFAQNLEKVLDDAQALGLDHIGTASGPWRHGDTVDAWKRAAEDFNTYGAAARKRGMKFYQHNHAEEFSFASDQPGVRLYDVLLAETDPKLVYLEMDIYWAFAAKHRFSQTGDGRPAPFDPLSYVLKQPDRYPLFHVKDGVKNEEARDGYDMVDVGDGDIDYKKFISAVNKTHNGRRDHHWQAEHDNPVDSLLFAKKSSDHLHSLREKRH